The following are encoded together in the Flavobacterium sp. TR2 genome:
- a CDS encoding FtsX-like permease family protein yields MNFPLYIAKRYIFSSSKNNAINIINRIASMGIIVGTMALFVVLSVFSGLKVFSLSFTNEIDPDLKLTSTYGKSFLITPDQENQIKKINGVASYTKIIEERVLFLFKDKQQVTYLKGVDSLYPVVNDIKKKLFNGQWLKPDSFQVVIGYGLAQNFSMGILDFENPLQIFAPKPGKGGIENPEEAFNKTDVLPVGIYSISEDLDSKYVFADLGLVQELLMYKQNQISGLEFKLKENADESAIKAELNSIFKNKITLKNRAQLNESLYKMLNTENIAVYLIFTLVIIVALFNLIGALIMMILEKKGNLKTLFNLGSDIGDLRKIFLLQGTLLSVFGGLIGLILGIILVLLQQKFELIMITPTLAYPVVFTVENVLIVMATIISLGFVASLIASSRVSKKLLD; encoded by the coding sequence TTGAATTTTCCTTTATACATAGCCAAACGTTATATTTTTAGCAGCAGTAAAAATAATGCTATCAATATTATCAACCGTATTGCCAGCATGGGAATCATCGTTGGTACCATGGCTTTGTTTGTTGTTTTATCTGTTTTTAGCGGATTAAAGGTTTTCAGCCTTTCGTTTACTAATGAAATTGACCCCGATTTAAAATTGACAAGTACCTACGGAAAATCATTTTTAATTACGCCCGATCAGGAAAATCAAATTAAAAAAATCAACGGTGTAGCGTCTTATACAAAAATCATAGAAGAACGCGTTTTATTTTTATTCAAAGACAAGCAGCAAGTTACTTATCTAAAAGGTGTTGACAGTCTGTACCCAGTTGTTAACGATATCAAGAAAAAGCTTTTTAATGGCCAATGGCTAAAACCGGATAGTTTTCAGGTTGTAATTGGCTATGGTCTGGCTCAAAATTTCTCTATGGGAATTTTGGATTTTGAAAACCCGCTCCAGATTTTTGCTCCAAAACCAGGAAAAGGAGGAATAGAAAATCCAGAAGAAGCTTTCAATAAAACTGATGTTTTGCCTGTTGGCATTTATTCGATCAGCGAAGATTTAGATTCAAAATATGTATTTGCAGATTTAGGTTTAGTACAAGAATTGTTAATGTACAAGCAAAATCAAATCTCAGGATTAGAATTTAAATTAAAAGAAAACGCAGATGAGAGTGCAATAAAAGCAGAACTTAATTCTATTTTTAAAAATAAAATTACTTTAAAAAACAGAGCTCAGCTAAATGAGTCTTTGTACAAAATGCTTAATACAGAAAACATTGCAGTTTATCTGATTTTTACTTTGGTTATCATAGTGGCGCTTTTTAATTTAATTGGCGCATTGATTATGATGATTTTAGAAAAGAAAGGAAATCTTAAAACGCTTTTCAATTTAGGATCAGATATTGGAGATCTTAGAAAAATATTTCTGTTGCAAGGAACTTTGTTAAGTGTCTTTGGCGGCTTAATCGGACTTATTTTAGGTATAATCCTTGTGCTATTGCAACAGAAGTTTGAACTTATTATGATAACGCCAACTTTGGCTTATCCAGTTGTTTTTACAGTAGAAAATGTTCTAATCGTGATGGCAACTATTATTTCATTAGGGTTTGTCGCTTCATTAATTGCAAGCAGTAGAGTTAGCAAAAAACTTCTTGATTAA
- a CDS encoding MATE family efflux transporter, producing the protein MTETTIKKSLFSKIFTTLKQALKGDESFDYTSGSIKKAVILLAIPMVLEMMMESVFALVDLYFVGHLEHSSFAIQTVGLTESVLTVIYSLAIGMSMAATAVVARRIGEKDPVAAAKAGMQAIIIAFAVNSLLSIFGIIYAKDILILMGSSVESAEHGFRFTQIMIGSSLCIMLLFLINGIFRGAGNAAIAMKSLWIANICNIILCPILINGFGPIPAFGLVGAALATTFGRSIGVLYQVYHLFFGNGILKIKIPYFAPDFIQIKALVKIAAPGILQFVIASCSWIFLAQLVATTGGDHGSAGYQTALRIMMFFILPAWGLSNAAATLVGQNLGAKQVERAEKSVYTTARYNVIFMASIMIITLVFGQYIISFFTNDQQVKTIAIEALQIMSIGFIFYGIGMVLINTFNGAGDTWTPTGINFFGFWLFQIPLAFILAKHFNMGPTGVFIAIPVAETAITLTGIVFYKRGKWKRVQV; encoded by the coding sequence ATGACAGAAACAACTATAAAGAAAAGTTTATTTTCTAAAATTTTTACCACTTTAAAACAAGCCTTAAAAGGCGATGAATCTTTTGACTATACTTCTGGAAGTATAAAAAAAGCTGTAATTCTATTGGCCATTCCGATGGTTTTAGAAATGATGATGGAATCGGTTTTTGCTTTGGTCGATTTGTATTTTGTGGGACATTTAGAACACAGCAGTTTTGCTATCCAGACTGTTGGTTTGACCGAATCGGTATTGACTGTAATTTATTCTCTTGCCATTGGAATGAGTATGGCAGCAACTGCTGTTGTAGCGCGCCGAATTGGAGAAAAAGATCCTGTGGCTGCGGCTAAAGCCGGAATGCAGGCTATTATTATTGCATTTGCCGTTAACAGTTTGCTGAGCATTTTCGGAATTATTTACGCAAAAGATATTTTGATTTTAATGGGCTCTTCTGTAGAGTCAGCTGAGCATGGTTTCCGATTTACGCAGATTATGATTGGTTCCAGTTTATGCATTATGCTTTTGTTTCTTATAAATGGAATTTTCAGAGGAGCTGGAAATGCTGCGATTGCTATGAAAAGTCTTTGGATTGCCAATATTTGCAATATCATTTTATGCCCAATTTTAATTAACGGTTTTGGACCAATTCCTGCTTTCGGATTAGTTGGAGCTGCTTTGGCTACAACTTTTGGAAGAAGTATCGGCGTTTTATATCAAGTGTATCATTTGTTTTTTGGAAATGGAATTTTAAAAATCAAAATACCATATTTTGCTCCAGATTTCATACAAATTAAAGCTTTGGTAAAAATTGCCGCACCTGGAATTCTACAATTTGTAATTGCTTCCTGCAGCTGGATTTTCTTAGCGCAATTGGTAGCTACAACAGGAGGAGATCATGGTTCGGCAGGGTATCAGACAGCCTTGAGGATTATGATGTTTTTCATACTTCCAGCGTGGGGATTGAGTAATGCCGCGGCAACTTTGGTAGGACAAAATTTGGGAGCCAAACAAGTCGAACGTGCTGAAAAATCGGTTTATACTACAGCACGATACAATGTAATTTTCATGGCTTCGATTATGATTATTACTTTGGTTTTCGGGCAATATATTATTTCGTTTTTCACGAATGACCAGCAGGTAAAAACCATTGCAATTGAAGCATTGCAAATTATGAGCATCGGATTTATTTTCTACGGAATCGGAATGGTTTTAATCAACACTTTCAATGGAGCTGGAGATACTTGGACGCCGACGGGAATTAACTTTTTCGGATTTTGGCTGTTCCAAATTCCATTAGCTTTTATTCTTGCCAAGCATTTCAATATGGGGCCAACGGGAGTTTTTATTGCTATTCCTGTTGCCGAAACAGCAATTACTTTAACTGGAATTGTTTTCTATAAAAGAGGAAAGTGGAAAAGAGTTCAAGTGTAA
- a CDS encoding DUF6934 family protein gives MIKINLENTFEATYVSPNFDLYIFESPLKDNTLTPLKVKFTNIAESLLPNVYNLAFGPFDKNGKINDSVNLKYKNSNKVFSTIILFSIIFLKNNPHVSIGIDGSDDLRANLYHRMFRYNYKNLKDFLVIIGVDWYVRLLRNGTIELDNNGLAFFKPKPEPFDFQRKTNDLYRYYMFNLNQ, from the coding sequence ATGATTAAAATTAATTTAGAAAACACTTTTGAAGCAACATATGTAAGTCCCAATTTTGACCTGTATATTTTTGAATCGCCGTTAAAGGATAATACATTAACTCCGCTTAAGGTTAAGTTTACAAACATAGCTGAATCATTGTTGCCGAATGTCTATAATCTGGCTTTTGGTCCATTTGATAAGAATGGAAAAATAAATGATTCTGTAAATCTTAAATATAAGAATAGTAATAAAGTGTTTTCGACAATCATTTTGTTTTCAATAATTTTTTTAAAAAACAATCCTCATGTCTCAATTGGTATTGATGGCTCAGATGATTTACGAGCAAACCTATATCATAGAATGTTTAGATATAATTATAAAAATTTGAAAGATTTTTTGGTAATTATTGGAGTAGATTGGTATGTTAGACTACTTCGAAATGGAACGATTGAATTAGATAATAATGGACTGGCATTTTTTAAACCAAAGCCAGAACCTTTTGATTTTCAAAGAAAAACGAATGATCTTTATAGATACTATATGTTTAATTTAAATCAATAA
- the dusB gene encoding tRNA dihydrouridine synthase DusB, with amino-acid sequence MVKIGNIELPEFPLLLAPMEDVSDPPFRRLCKTHGADMMYSEFISSEGLIRDAIKSRMKLDIFDYERPVGIQIFGGDEEAMEMSSKIVSTVKPDLVDINFGCPVKKVVCRGAGAGVLKDVDLMVRLTQAVIKGTDLPVTVKTRLGWDENSINIDEVAERLQDIGVQALTIHARTRAQMYKGHSDWSHIARVKNNPRITMPIFGNGDIDSPEKALKYKNEYGIDGIMIGRAAIGYPWIFNEIKHYFKTGEHLPAPTVIDRVEAARNHLQWSMDWKGERLGIVEMRRHYTNYFKGIHSFKEFKQKLVTTDAPEDLFAIMKEIEEVYAGYEFV; translated from the coding sequence ATGGTCAAGATTGGCAACATAGAATTACCCGAATTTCCCTTATTACTAGCACCGATGGAAGATGTTAGCGATCCGCCGTTTCGCAGATTATGCAAAACGCATGGAGCTGACATGATGTACTCTGAGTTTATTTCATCGGAAGGATTGATTCGTGACGCTATAAAAAGCCGCATGAAGCTGGATATTTTTGATTACGAACGCCCTGTCGGAATTCAGATTTTTGGTGGTGATGAAGAAGCAATGGAAATGTCATCTAAAATTGTTTCGACCGTAAAACCAGATTTAGTGGATATTAATTTTGGATGTCCAGTTAAAAAAGTGGTTTGCCGTGGTGCTGGAGCGGGAGTTTTAAAAGATGTTGATTTGATGGTTCGCTTGACGCAAGCCGTTATCAAAGGAACAGATTTGCCTGTTACGGTAAAAACTCGTTTAGGCTGGGATGAAAACTCAATCAATATTGATGAAGTTGCCGAAAGACTTCAAGATATTGGAGTTCAAGCTTTAACAATTCACGCCAGAACTCGTGCTCAAATGTACAAAGGCCATTCTGACTGGTCGCACATTGCACGTGTAAAAAATAACCCAAGAATTACAATGCCTATTTTCGGAAATGGCGATATCGATAGCCCGGAAAAAGCATTAAAATATAAAAACGAATACGGAATTGACGGTATCATGATTGGCCGTGCTGCCATTGGTTATCCGTGGATTTTTAATGAAATCAAACACTATTTCAAAACAGGCGAGCACTTACCTGCTCCAACGGTTATTGATCGTGTTGAAGCGGCCAGAAATCATTTGCAATGGTCAATGGATTGGAAAGGCGAACGTTTAGGAATTGTAGAAATGCGTCGTCATTATACAAACTATTTCAAAGGAATTCATTCGTTTAAGGAATTCAAACAAAAACTAGTTACCACAGATGCTCCTGAAGATTTATTCGCTATTATGAAAGAAATTGAGGAAGTTTATGCTGGATACGAGTTTGTTTAA
- a CDS encoding phenylacetate--CoA ligase family protein, giving the protein MIPAIEKDSLEEIKIFQEKKLAELLAYISENSPFYKRLFAGQNIDISKIKTLEDLQHLPVTTKEDLQQYNDDFLCVPQHKIIDYASTSGTLGDPVTFGLTDSDLDRLAYNEAISFACAGIAEGDVVQLMTTIDRKFMAGLAYFLGLRKLKVGVIRVGAGIPEMQWDSILKYNPSYLITVPSFLLKLIEYAEIHGIDYNNSSIKGAICIGESLREQDFSMNILSKKITDKWNIKLFSTYASTEMSTAFTECEHGKGGHHHPELIIVEVLDENNQPVKNGETGELTFTTLGIEAMPLLRFKTGDMVQFHDEPCACGRNTLRVGPVVGRKKQMIKYKGTTLYPPAMNDVLSSFDNIENHLIEISTNDLGTDEILIKIAVKNQTPEFLQEIKDHFRAKLRVTPKIEFASKEVLNPLVFNPMSRKPIRFFDYR; this is encoded by the coding sequence ATGATTCCAGCAATAGAAAAAGATTCTTTAGAAGAAATTAAAATTTTTCAAGAAAAAAAATTAGCAGAACTTTTAGCTTACATCAGCGAGAATTCTCCTTTTTACAAAAGGCTTTTTGCAGGACAGAATATCGATATTTCGAAAATAAAAACACTGGAAGATTTACAGCATTTGCCTGTTACGACCAAAGAAGATTTACAGCAGTATAATGATGATTTTTTGTGTGTTCCGCAGCATAAAATTATCGATTACGCCTCAACCTCTGGAACTTTAGGAGATCCTGTAACTTTTGGTTTAACCGATTCTGACTTAGATCGTTTGGCTTATAATGAAGCGATTTCCTTTGCCTGTGCCGGAATTGCTGAAGGCGATGTTGTACAGCTGATGACAACAATTGACCGAAAATTTATGGCTGGTTTGGCTTATTTTCTAGGACTTCGAAAACTGAAAGTAGGCGTCATTCGTGTTGGGGCAGGAATTCCTGAAATGCAATGGGATTCTATTTTAAAATACAATCCGAGCTATTTAATTACCGTTCCTTCTTTCCTTCTTAAATTAATTGAATACGCAGAAATACACGGAATCGATTATAATAATTCAAGCATAAAAGGCGCCATCTGCATTGGAGAATCTTTGAGAGAACAGGATTTTTCAATGAATATTTTATCCAAAAAAATTACAGATAAATGGAATATTAAGTTATTTTCGACTTATGCCTCTACCGAAATGAGCACTGCTTTTACAGAATGCGAACACGGAAAAGGCGGACACCATCATCCAGAATTAATCATTGTAGAAGTTTTAGACGAAAATAATCAACCTGTAAAAAATGGTGAAACTGGCGAACTTACTTTTACTACTTTAGGAATTGAAGCGATGCCTTTGCTTCGTTTTAAAACTGGCGATATGGTTCAGTTTCATGACGAGCCTTGTGCTTGCGGCAGAAATACTTTGCGCGTTGGTCCAGTTGTTGGGCGCAAAAAACAAATGATTAAATATAAAGGCACAACGCTTTATCCGCCAGCGATGAACGATGTTTTGAGCAGTTTTGACAATATCGAAAATCATTTGATTGAAATCTCTACCAACGATTTAGGCACAGATGAAATCCTGATTAAAATTGCCGTTAAAAATCAAACTCCAGAATTTCTTCAGGAAATAAAAGATCACTTTAGAGCTAAATTGAGAGTTACGCCAAAAATAGAATTTGCTTCTAAAGAAGTTTTAAATCCATTGGTTTTTAACCCAATGAGCAGAAAACCAATTCGATTTTTTGATTACCGTTAA
- a CDS encoding C45 family autoproteolytic acyltransferase/hydolase, producing the protein MKNRILYIFFIGFLSLLISCGTSKSKKHIPDLTGLNDTKPVVTKLSDSIFIAGKNSFLKNKQGLWELYVEGDPLEIGLSTGALTDSLLHKQQRIFFSKITDLIPSKFQQKLLRQFLKWYNRKLYLNVPDEYQSEIYGVSQYTSNDFDNIAPQYQRSLYLHAAHDIGHALQDLALVGCSSFAAWNEKSEDGNLILARNFDFYVNDAFAENKIVAFIKPEKGNAFMMVTWPGMIGAVSGMNVEGLTVTINASKSKIPLSAKTPISILTREILQHAKNLEEAIAIAKKRKVFVSESIMVGSANDNKAILIEVSPNKMDVYDVPNSDQLICSNHFQSEAFKEDKRNLEQIANSHSEYRFERMQELLSENSKINPEIASEILRNKQGLKDISLGYGNEKALNQLLAHHGIIFKPKEKLVWVSANPYQLGEFVCYDLNSIFGENKNAAKSFQKENMNIAKDPFLETAAFQNFKKFKMEDHKIDSILKKKETISAEFLQNYQALNPDYWVVYYKVGLYFYQKKEFLQAKLNFEKALTYEITTAPQKEEIEKYLKKVKRKLQ; encoded by the coding sequence ATGAAAAACCGAATCTTATATATTTTCTTCATCGGTTTTTTAAGTTTGCTGATTTCCTGCGGTACTTCAAAATCAAAAAAACATATCCCCGATCTTACGGGATTAAACGATACAAAACCTGTTGTCACCAAATTATCTGACAGTATTTTTATTGCTGGGAAAAATTCGTTTTTAAAAAACAAACAAGGTCTTTGGGAATTGTACGTAGAAGGCGATCCGCTCGAAATTGGGCTTTCGACTGGTGCATTGACCGATTCTCTTTTGCACAAACAGCAGCGCATTTTTTTCTCTAAAATTACCGATTTGATTCCGTCAAAATTTCAGCAGAAACTGCTTCGCCAGTTCTTGAAATGGTACAATCGAAAATTGTATTTGAATGTTCCCGACGAATACCAATCCGAAATTTATGGCGTTTCGCAATATACTTCCAACGACTTTGATAACATCGCACCGCAATATCAGCGCAGTTTATATCTGCACGCCGCGCACGATATTGGGCACGCTTTGCAAGATTTAGCTTTGGTTGGCTGCTCTTCTTTTGCGGCTTGGAACGAAAAATCGGAAGACGGAAATTTAATTCTAGCTCGAAATTTTGATTTTTATGTGAATGACGCTTTTGCGGAAAATAAAATCGTGGCTTTTATAAAACCAGAAAAAGGAAACGCCTTTATGATGGTCACTTGGCCTGGAATGATCGGAGCGGTTTCTGGAATGAATGTCGAAGGATTGACCGTAACGATAAATGCATCTAAATCTAAAATTCCGCTAAGCGCAAAAACTCCGATTTCGATCTTGACACGCGAAATTTTACAGCACGCAAAAAACTTAGAAGAAGCTATTGCAATTGCAAAAAAAAGAAAAGTGTTTGTTTCTGAATCGATTATGGTCGGAAGCGCTAATGATAATAAAGCAATATTGATTGAAGTTTCGCCAAATAAAATGGACGTTTATGATGTTCCAAACAGTGATCAATTAATTTGTTCGAACCATTTTCAAAGCGAAGCTTTCAAAGAAGATAAAAGAAATCTGGAACAGATTGCCAACAGCCATTCTGAATATCGATTTGAAAGAATGCAGGAACTGCTATCTGAAAATTCAAAAATAAATCCTGAAATTGCTTCGGAAATTCTTCGAAATAAACAAGGTTTAAAAGATATTTCTTTAGGTTATGGAAACGAAAAAGCACTCAATCAACTGCTTGCGCATCACGGAATTATCTTTAAACCTAAAGAAAAACTGGTTTGGGTTTCGGCAAATCCGTACCAATTGGGAGAATTTGTCTGTTATGATTTAAATTCCATTTTTGGCGAAAACAAAAATGCAGCAAAATCTTTTCAAAAGGAAAATATGAACATTGCCAAAGATCCATTTTTAGAAACAGCTGCCTTTCAGAATTTTAAAAAATTCAAAATGGAAGATCACAAAATAGACTCTATTTTGAAAAAGAAAGAAACTATTTCTGCAGAATTTCTCCAAAATTATCAAGCATTAAACCCTGATTATTGGGTTGTATATTATAAGGTAGGATTGTACTTTTACCAAAAAAAGGAATTTCTTCAGGCGAAGCTTAATTTTGAAAAAGCTTTAACTTACGAAATCACTACAGCTCCTCAAAAAGAAGAGATTGAAAAATATTTAAAAAAAGTCAAAAGAAAATTACAATGA
- a CDS encoding phytoene desaturase family protein: MKKQYDVVIIGSGLGGLVSAVILAKEGYSVCVLEKNNQYGGNLQTFVRDKTIFDTGIHYIGGLGEGQNLHQYFKYLGIMDYLNLKKMDENGFDIISFDDDKTEYPHAQGFENFIEKLTQYFPEEKENLEHYCQKIKTVCKTFPLYNLESQGKYDDAILTLNAKETIDSFTGNEKLKAVLSGSNFLYAGIAEKSPFYVHALVVNSYIESSWRCVNGGSQITKQLLKQLKNYGGEFFKHKEVTKIEVESQKVNSVQMKDGTKVSGTYFISNIEPKTTLKMAGQENFRKPFFNRIQNLESVLSAFSLYIVFKPKTFKYINHNYYHFKTANDVWTSHEYDENSWPKTFMASMNPSKKDEEWADGMTFLTYMKYDDVKAWENTFNTTFEENDRGGSYEEFKSKKAAKLLEEIEKKFPGIKACIKSVHTSTPLSYRDYIGGDGGNMYGYVKDSNNPMKTLIPTKTKIENLYLTGQSINMHGVLGVTVGAVITCSEIVGKEYLLGKIKKASE; the protein is encoded by the coding sequence ATGAAAAAACAGTACGATGTAGTGATAATTGGCAGCGGTCTAGGCGGATTGGTTTCTGCTGTTATTCTGGCAAAAGAAGGCTACAGCGTTTGTGTACTCGAAAAAAACAATCAATATGGCGGAAATCTCCAGACTTTCGTTAGGGACAAAACCATTTTCGATACTGGAATTCATTATATCGGAGGTTTAGGCGAAGGCCAAAATCTTCATCAATATTTCAAATATCTTGGAATAATGGATTATTTGAATCTGAAAAAAATGGATGAAAATGGTTTTGACATTATTTCTTTTGATGACGATAAAACCGAATATCCGCACGCGCAAGGTTTTGAAAATTTTATTGAAAAACTAACCCAATATTTTCCTGAAGAAAAAGAAAATCTAGAACATTATTGCCAGAAAATAAAAACCGTTTGCAAAACATTTCCGCTTTACAATCTGGAATCTCAAGGAAAATATGATGATGCGATTTTAACGCTCAACGCGAAAGAAACCATCGATTCTTTTACGGGAAATGAAAAGCTGAAAGCTGTCTTGTCGGGATCCAATTTTCTGTACGCCGGAATAGCCGAAAAATCTCCTTTTTATGTTCATGCGCTTGTTGTCAATTCTTATATCGAAAGTTCTTGGCGATGCGTAAATGGAGGAAGCCAGATAACGAAGCAGCTTCTTAAACAATTAAAAAATTACGGCGGCGAATTTTTCAAACATAAGGAAGTCACAAAAATCGAAGTCGAAAGCCAAAAGGTAAATTCAGTACAAATGAAAGACGGAACCAAAGTTTCTGGAACATATTTTATTTCGAACATTGAACCAAAAACGACTTTGAAAATGGCGGGACAGGAGAATTTTAGAAAACCATTTTTCAATAGAATTCAAAATCTCGAAAGCGTACTTTCTGCTTTCAGTTTATATATTGTTTTTAAACCCAAAACGTTCAAATACATTAATCATAATTATTATCATTTTAAAACGGCCAATGATGTCTGGACGTCTCATGAATACGACGAAAATTCATGGCCAAAAACTTTTATGGCTTCTATGAATCCTTCAAAAAAAGACGAAGAATGGGCAGACGGAATGACGTTTTTAACCTATATGAAATATGATGATGTTAAAGCTTGGGAAAACACTTTCAACACTACTTTTGAAGAAAACGATCGAGGTGGAAGCTATGAAGAATTTAAAAGTAAAAAAGCAGCGAAGCTTTTAGAAGAAATCGAGAAAAAATTTCCTGGAATAAAAGCGTGCATAAAATCTGTTCATACTTCTACACCGCTTTCGTATCGCGATTACATTGGCGGAGACGGCGGAAATATGTACGGATATGTTAAAGATTCAAATAATCCGATGAAAACTTTAATTCCGACCAAAACTAAGATAGAAAATCTTTATCTTACAGGCCAAAGCATTAATATGCACGGGGTCTTGGGAGTTACGGTTGGAGCGGTCATAACTTGCTCAGAAATTGTAGGAAAAGAATATCTGCTGGGAAAAATTAAAAAAGCATCTGAATAA